One segment of Panicum virgatum strain AP13 chromosome 3K, P.virgatum_v5, whole genome shotgun sequence DNA contains the following:
- the LOC120696503 gene encoding uncharacterized protein LOC120696503, translating to MTILPKSKSPPNKAKQSKAKWRTSTMPSPSSPLASSPTPPPPSGTGTGTTSSACSRPRSPLAPTSPLCYKRAPPPAACFRTAPRRHSPSPPRRLLPSTMPGSLTQLPTLLILNSIIMHLHSQSCLAMRYEALLLRDAKFSDSHHLKVSREEWLTFAKDALHNGFYTIASKAFAHATAHTHRSHPRQFDSTDSIDKDMINDITGLQTLAESLSAKHSVQTESAEYMKRRKSGVHEKYNLQSGKPKLPGTSMYMLGIKTRNIKKLLHSRERNFGDILKQS from the exons ATGACCATCCTTCCAAAATCCAAATCCCCACCaaacaaagcaaagcaaagcaaagcaaaatGGCGGACGAGTACGATGCCCTCTCCCTCTTCGCCTCTCGCCTCCTCTCCCACCCCTCCACCACCttcggggacggggacggggaccacctcctccgcctgcTCCAGGCCGCGCTCTCCGCTGGCCCCGACGTCCCCGCTCTGCTACAAAcgcgctccgccgcccgccgcctgctTCAGGACCGCGCCAAGGAGGCattcgccttcgccgccgcgcaggctccTCCCCTCCACCATGCCAGGATCCTTAACTCAACTCCCAACACTGCTAATCCTTAACTCTATTATCATGCATCTGCACTCACAGAGCTGCCTTGCCATGAGATATGAGGCTCTGCTTCTGCGAGACGCTAAATTCTCTGACAGCCACCATCTCAAAGTGTCACGCGAGGAGTGGTTAACTTTCGCAAAGGATGCTCTTCACAACGGCTTCTACACCATTGCTTCCAAG GCATTTGCACATGCTACTGCACACACTCATCGCAGCCACCCAAGGCAGTTTGACTCCACTGATTCCATTGACAAGGACATGATCAATGATATAACTGGACTTCAAACCCTGGCCGAGTCATTATCTGCAAAGCATTCTG TTCAGACAGAGTCAGCTGAATACATGAAAAGGAGAAAGTCGGGTGTTCATGAGAAGTATAATTTGCAATCAGGAAAACCAAAGCTACCTGGCACTTCAATGTATATGTTAGGGATCAAAACAAGGAACATAAAGAAACTGCTTCATAGCCGTGAAAGAAATTTTGGGGATATTTTGAAGCAATCTTAG